The proteins below come from a single Methanomassiliicoccales archaeon genomic window:
- a CDS encoding GNAT family N-acetyltransferase: MLDVIIREMTEGDIESVRNVGQQTWSDVATRDAGHKVRYPLRPREIVRAYMWKEPQGCLVAERKGEVVASAFCHAWGRVGWVGPFEVLPEMQNQGIGTSLMHRCEDFLASRGCSVLGLETMPYFMRNLHFYLRLGYAPGELTFITENKELASEEGAEVEELDHPMGDILASSMARLSNSLAPGLDYSGEFEMTLKAGVGRCFVVRRGKVLQGAAIVHDYYPKEEADHASLRLLLVNPRIKEMREAFLALLDACENAVREEGRKRLFARFSASHPLLYDELRRRSYKLEGANIRLVKGRYHEKGGYHLSAWAG, translated from the coding sequence ATGCTGGACGTGATCATCCGAGAGATGACAGAGGGGGACATCGAATCGGTCAGGAATGTAGGGCAACAGACCTGGTCCGACGTGGCTACCCGCGATGCTGGGCACAAGGTCCGCTATCCTCTGCGACCGAGGGAGATCGTCCGAGCCTACATGTGGAAGGAGCCTCAGGGATGCCTGGTGGCGGAGAGGAAAGGAGAGGTCGTCGCCAGCGCCTTCTGTCATGCTTGGGGGCGGGTAGGCTGGGTCGGGCCGTTCGAGGTGCTGCCAGAGATGCAGAACCAGGGCATAGGCACGTCGCTCATGCATCGTTGTGAGGACTTCCTTGCTTCCCGAGGATGCTCCGTGCTCGGCCTGGAGACCATGCCCTATTTCATGCGCAACCTGCACTTCTACTTGCGTCTGGGCTATGCCCCTGGAGAACTGACGTTCATCACGGAGAACAAGGAGCTTGCTTCGGAAGAGGGGGCGGAGGTCGAGGAACTTGACCATCCGATGGGGGATATCCTCGCTTCCTCGATGGCGAGACTGAGCAATTCACTGGCTCCAGGCCTCGACTACTCCGGAGAGTTCGAGATGACTCTGAAGGCGGGTGTCGGGCGTTGCTTCGTCGTCCGGCGGGGAAAGGTCCTGCAAGGTGCTGCCATCGTCCACGACTACTATCCAAAGGAAGAGGCGGACCACGCCTCCCTCCGCCTGCTACTGGTCAATCCCAGGATCAAGGAGATGAGGGAGGCTTTCCTGGCACTGCTCGATGCCTGCGAGAATGCGGTGAGGGAAGAGGGTCGCAAGAGGCTGTTCGCGCGATTCTCCGCTTCTCATCCGCTGCTATACGACGAGTTACGTCGTCGGTCGTACAAGCTAGAAGGGGCGAACATCCGCTTGGTCAAAGGAAGGTATCATGAGAAAGGCGGATACCATCTGAGCGCGTGGGCGGGGTAG
- a CDS encoding Nre family DNA repair protein — MGLLSSLPESLVEDRDTFVMPHTGNSPCSLCKGSKMLCGKDRCPLTIKFYSQQRTRSLIDSLDMAGSSPPGVFIGRFGYPKVDIGPLVPPEFGDTSIMDTPERWMGKSIEEITDFRFRLVRGKYRVDVKEFQSAGKVMDYTRELALAVNCPDVEMSFVKRPAGKIVLDDEIQPFGPSARLTQMDITNPRYDHKVEKAFYDTDLRAAEAVKGLYKEGVLISKIQKAFSVGAFGVEKNRKLVPTRWSITAIDDILGKSLLQRTKTFSLMDEFRVYDWDQLDNRWSVLFLPTSWRYELIEAWYPNTAWNPLGKQIDIISSHEFYDGRTEYAEIGGCYYAARLAVNELLEKERRQAGAVILREAHPGYVMPVGVWNVRENVRTALRQTPLRFSKLEEALEHIATRMDISIPRWIRSSAILTDYLRQRRIDDYA; from the coding sequence ATGGGACTCCTCAGCTCATTGCCAGAGAGCCTAGTAGAGGATAGGGACACATTCGTCATGCCGCATACGGGCAACAGCCCTTGCTCCCTGTGCAAAGGGTCGAAGATGCTGTGCGGCAAGGACCGCTGCCCGCTCACGATCAAGTTCTATTCCCAACAGCGAACTCGGAGCCTCATCGATTCCTTGGACATGGCTGGAAGTTCCCCTCCCGGAGTGTTCATCGGAAGGTTCGGCTACCCCAAGGTGGACATCGGTCCTTTGGTCCCTCCGGAGTTCGGCGACACCTCCATCATGGACACGCCGGAGAGATGGATGGGCAAGAGCATCGAGGAGATCACCGACTTCCGTTTCCGTCTGGTCAGAGGCAAGTATCGGGTGGACGTGAAGGAGTTCCAGAGCGCAGGCAAGGTCATGGACTACACGCGGGAGCTGGCCTTGGCCGTCAATTGCCCTGACGTAGAGATGAGCTTCGTGAAGAGGCCTGCCGGAAAGATAGTCCTTGACGACGAGATCCAGCCGTTCGGGCCTTCCGCCCGGCTCACCCAGATGGACATCACCAATCCGAGGTACGATCACAAAGTGGAGAAAGCGTTCTACGACACGGACCTCAGGGCCGCGGAGGCGGTCAAGGGGCTCTACAAAGAAGGGGTGCTCATATCCAAGATCCAGAAGGCCTTCAGCGTCGGTGCCTTCGGCGTGGAAAAGAACCGCAAGCTCGTGCCGACCAGATGGAGCATCACCGCGATCGATGACATACTGGGCAAGTCGCTCCTGCAGAGGACCAAGACCTTTTCCCTGATGGACGAGTTCAGGGTGTATGATTGGGACCAATTGGACAACCGCTGGAGCGTCCTCTTCCTACCCACCTCCTGGCGCTACGAACTCATCGAGGCCTGGTACCCCAACACCGCCTGGAATCCCCTAGGCAAGCAGATAGACATCATCTCCAGCCATGAGTTCTATGATGGCAGGACCGAATACGCGGAGATCGGCGGCTGCTACTACGCCGCCAGACTGGCTGTCAACGAGCTGCTGGAGAAGGAGCGCAGGCAGGCGGGGGCGGTGATATTGCGCGAAGCTCATCCTGGCTACGTGATGCCGGTGGGGGTCTGGAACGTCCGAGAGAACGTGCGCACCGCCCTCCGGCAGACGCCCCTCAGGTTCAGCAAGCTGGAGGAGGCTCTGGAGCACATCGCCACCCGCATGGATATCTCCATACCACGCTGGATCAGGAGCAGCGCCATCCTCACCGACTACCTGAGGCAGAGGAGGATCGATGACTACGCGTGA
- a CDS encoding radical SAM protein, translating into MTTRDLDSFSGDAPKPQSDEYRCVECRTALSRSKLPGLDFALNPYVGCAHDCVYCYAPFILGIERAKWGADIAAKSNIPRLLAEEAQKVKGTVGVGTVTDPYQPMEKETGLTRRCLEVLAAKRIRFSILTKSDLVLRDLDLIKRCPGSEVGVTVTTIDEWAASTFEPHAPSPRRRLEAVRQLVSSGVDAYVLIGPVIPTVVEKDTELFLQAIADTGVKRVMTDRLRLRPGMLELFGQLPAMKGDAWARFHTLARSPGYLREVVSKVESVARKKGLVVESAF; encoded by the coding sequence ATGACTACGCGTGATCTGGACTCGTTCTCTGGTGATGCGCCGAAGCCGCAGTCTGATGAGTACAGATGCGTAGAGTGCCGGACGGCCCTCTCCCGCTCGAAGCTCCCCGGCCTGGATTTCGCCCTCAACCCCTACGTGGGATGCGCGCACGACTGCGTCTATTGCTACGCACCATTCATCCTGGGAATAGAGCGAGCGAAGTGGGGTGCGGACATCGCGGCCAAGAGCAACATTCCTCGCCTTCTGGCCGAGGAGGCGCAGAAGGTGAAAGGCACAGTGGGCGTGGGAACGGTCACAGACCCTTACCAGCCGATGGAGAAGGAGACCGGTCTCACGCGCAGATGCCTGGAAGTGCTCGCTGCCAAGCGAATCCGGTTCAGCATTCTAACCAAGTCGGACCTGGTGCTGCGCGACCTGGATCTGATCAAGCGCTGTCCTGGATCGGAAGTCGGGGTCACTGTAACAACCATCGATGAATGGGCAGCTAGCACCTTTGAGCCCCATGCCCCCTCTCCAAGGCGGAGGTTGGAGGCAGTTCGGCAACTGGTGTCGTCTGGCGTCGATGCCTACGTGCTCATCGGACCGGTCATTCCCACGGTGGTGGAGAAGGATACGGAGCTTTTCCTCCAGGCCATCGCGGACACGGGAGTGAAGCGGGTCATGACCGATCGTTTGCGCCTTCGTCCAGGCATGCTCGAGCTGTTCGGCCAGCTGCCAGCTATGAAAGGGGATGCCTGGGCGCGGTTCCACACACTGGCTCGGTCTCCGGGCTACCTCAGAGAGGTAGTTTCGAAGGTGGAAAGCGTGGCGCGGAAGAAAGGTCTCGTGGTCGAGAGCGCTTTCTGA
- a CDS encoding aldehyde dehydrogenase family protein: protein MKVTSIDPRTGEIIASFQAARASEVLGAVERARKGQQRWWLELRKEERIERLRALESVLARNKSEVVKTACLETGIPQASVAASFDSAMRGFSYYIGRYEALQDKPFPLDQALWQETNAIIHFEPHGVIGHIGVWNYPFWQTMITAIPALLTGNSIIFKPSELATMTGLRVAQLVHEAGIPKDVFVPVIGGPSVGKALVRSDCDAIVFTGSISTGQHIIKHAGVKPLVLELSGNDAGLVCEDANIEQAARGIASGTFSRAGQVCIRIKRVYVHHHVAEPFLKRLVDITSRLNVREQIGPLIREEARIRVDKLVQEAIVQGAKALIGGRKMEGPGFFYEPTVLLLTDDQAEVIRKETLGPVCSVRVVQNEEEALRLANDSDYGLGATIWSTSMERAAQLASRLQVGNVWINEFGRTLNCGEYFQGCKSSGIASSQERLMMFLKKKTVIAHTTSEPRKSWFS, encoded by the coding sequence ATGAAGGTCACCTCCATCGATCCCCGCACTGGCGAGATAATCGCCAGCTTTCAGGCCGCCAGGGCCTCCGAGGTGCTGGGCGCGGTGGAAAGGGCCCGGAAAGGCCAGCAGAGATGGTGGCTGGAACTGAGAAAGGAGGAGCGGATCGAGAGGCTGAGGGCTCTGGAATCCGTGCTGGCCCGGAACAAGTCGGAGGTGGTGAAGACCGCCTGTCTGGAGACGGGCATCCCTCAGGCATCCGTGGCAGCGAGCTTCGATAGCGCTATGCGCGGTTTCTCCTACTACATCGGCCGCTATGAAGCGCTCCAGGACAAGCCATTTCCATTGGACCAGGCTTTGTGGCAGGAGACCAACGCCATCATTCATTTTGAGCCTCACGGGGTCATCGGGCACATCGGCGTCTGGAACTACCCGTTCTGGCAGACGATGATCACGGCCATCCCCGCGCTCCTCACCGGCAACTCCATCATCTTCAAGCCCTCCGAGCTGGCCACCATGACCGGGCTGAGGGTCGCCCAGCTGGTGCACGAGGCGGGCATTCCCAAGGATGTCTTTGTGCCGGTAATTGGCGGTCCATCGGTAGGAAAGGCGCTGGTGCGGTCTGACTGCGACGCCATCGTGTTCACCGGCAGCATAAGCACTGGCCAGCACATCATCAAGCACGCTGGCGTCAAGCCGCTCGTCCTCGAGCTCTCCGGAAACGATGCGGGATTGGTGTGCGAGGATGCCAACATAGAACAGGCGGCCAGGGGCATCGCCTCGGGCACCTTCTCCCGAGCTGGACAAGTATGCATACGCATCAAACGGGTCTATGTCCATCATCACGTCGCTGAGCCTTTCCTGAAGAGATTGGTCGATATCACGTCCCGCCTGAACGTCCGAGAACAGATCGGCCCCCTCATCCGCGAGGAGGCCAGGATCAGGGTGGATAAGCTGGTGCAGGAAGCTATCGTCCAAGGAGCCAAGGCGTTGATCGGTGGAAGAAAGATGGAGGGGCCAGGGTTCTTCTACGAACCGACTGTCCTTCTGCTGACAGACGACCAGGCAGAGGTCATTCGCAAGGAGACGCTCGGACCAGTGTGCTCGGTGCGAGTGGTGCAGAACGAAGAGGAAGCCCTGAGGCTGGCCAACGATTCGGATTACGGTCTAGGTGCCACTATCTGGAGCACGAGCATGGAACGGGCCGCTCAGCTTGCGTCGAGGTTGCAGGTCGGCAACGTCTGGATCAACGAATTCGGCCGGACCCTCAACTGTGGCGAGTACTTCCAAGGATGCAAGTCCAGCGGGATCGCCAGCTCGCAGGAGCGCCTGATGATGTTCCTCAAGAAGAAGACCGTCATCGCTCATACCACGAGCGAGCCAAGGAAGTCCTGGTTCTCCTGA
- the thsA gene encoding thermosome subunit alpha: MGGQQPIIVLREGTERSKNREAQSNNIAAARAVADAVRSTLGPKGMDKMLVDSLGDVVITNDGVTILKEIDIQHPAAKMVVEVAKTQDNECGDGTTTAVIMAGELLKKAEGLIEQGIHPTILANGYRMAATKSLEILETIAIKITPKDEETLKQIARTAMTGKSVGGQRDFLAGLSVRAVKAVAEEKNGGFEVDVENIKVEKKPGGSISDTSMIEGVVIDKERVHPRMPKTVKDAKIALVTGSMEIAKTQVEAKIQIRDPQAMQRFLDEEEGTLRKMADRLKEVGATVVFCQKGIDDLVQHYLAKHNIYACRRLKESDMEKIAKASGAKMISSVMDIEKGDLGCSAMVEEKKIGDDNLTYITGCKNPKAISIMIRGGTEHVIEEVERALHDALRVVGITLEDGKAVPGGGAPEIELSLRLANYASSVGGREQLAIEAFAQAMEVVPWALAENAGLDAMDVVIKLKSAHEGKKANKNVGLDLVTGEPIDMLKENVIEPLRVKTQAVKSATEVANMILRIDDVIASRKAPPMPQGGPGGGMPPGMMG; this comes from the coding sequence ATGGGAGGACAACAGCCTATCATCGTGCTGAGGGAAGGCACGGAAAGGTCAAAGAACCGGGAGGCGCAATCGAACAACATTGCCGCCGCCCGAGCAGTCGCTGACGCGGTTCGCTCGACCCTCGGTCCGAAGGGCATGGACAAGATGCTCGTGGACTCGTTGGGCGATGTCGTGATCACGAACGATGGCGTTACCATTTTGAAGGAGATCGATATCCAGCACCCCGCCGCCAAGATGGTGGTGGAAGTCGCTAAGACGCAGGACAACGAGTGCGGAGACGGCACGACCACCGCGGTCATCATGGCAGGCGAGCTGCTGAAGAAGGCCGAGGGACTGATCGAGCAAGGCATCCACCCCACCATCCTGGCGAACGGATACCGCATGGCCGCGACCAAGTCCCTAGAGATCTTGGAGACCATCGCGATCAAGATCACCCCCAAGGACGAGGAGACGCTGAAGCAGATCGCCCGCACCGCCATGACCGGCAAGAGCGTGGGCGGCCAGAGGGACTTCCTCGCCGGGCTTTCGGTCAGGGCAGTGAAGGCAGTGGCCGAGGAGAAGAACGGCGGGTTCGAGGTCGACGTAGAGAACATCAAGGTGGAGAAGAAGCCCGGGGGATCCATCTCCGACACCAGTATGATCGAGGGCGTAGTCATCGACAAGGAACGTGTGCATCCGCGCATGCCTAAGACCGTGAAGGACGCCAAGATCGCCCTGGTTACCGGTTCCATGGAGATCGCCAAGACGCAGGTCGAGGCCAAGATCCAGATCCGCGACCCCCAGGCCATGCAGCGCTTCCTCGACGAGGAAGAGGGCACCCTGAGGAAGATGGCGGACCGCTTGAAAGAGGTCGGGGCGACGGTCGTCTTCTGCCAGAAGGGCATCGATGATCTCGTCCAGCATTACCTGGCGAAGCACAACATCTACGCCTGCCGCAGGCTCAAGGAGAGCGACATGGAGAAGATCGCCAAGGCTTCCGGCGCGAAGATGATCAGCAGCGTCATGGATATCGAGAAGGGCGACCTGGGCTGCTCTGCAATGGTGGAAGAGAAGAAGATCGGCGACGACAACCTCACCTACATCACCGGTTGCAAGAACCCCAAGGCCATCAGCATCATGATCCGAGGCGGGACTGAGCACGTGATCGAGGAAGTCGAGCGCGCCCTGCATGACGCTTTGCGCGTGGTCGGCATCACCCTGGAGGACGGCAAGGCCGTTCCCGGCGGCGGTGCACCGGAGATCGAGCTCTCATTGCGCCTGGCCAATTACGCGTCGAGCGTCGGCGGCCGGGAGCAGCTGGCCATCGAGGCCTTCGCACAAGCGATGGAGGTCGTCCCCTGGGCCCTGGCGGAGAACGCCGGTCTGGACGCGATGGACGTCGTCATCAAGCTCAAGTCCGCGCACGAGGGCAAGAAGGCGAACAAGAACGTGGGCCTAGACCTGGTCACCGGAGAGCCAATCGATATGCTCAAAGAGAACGTCATCGAGCCCCTGCGGGTCAAGACTCAGGCTGTGAAGTCGGCCACAGAGGTCGCCAACATGATTCTGAGGATCGATGACGTCATCGCTTCGCGCAAGGCGCCCCCCATGCCTCAGGGCGGACCGGGCGGCGGTATGCCCCCGGGCATGATGGGTTAA
- a CDS encoding recombinase family protein — MRAALYARVSTEDQAKEGFSLPAQLKRLNAYCKARNWQPSAEYVDDGYSGRDVKRPAYQRMMLEKDNWDVLLVMKMDRIHRNSRNFAVMMDHLEEWNKEFNSMQESFDTTTAIGRFVMDIIQRIAQLESEQIGERVKVGMTQKAKKGAGYLGFGQPYGYQYAERKLSVIDREAEVVQRIYTCYLDGMTVQEIADWLNEECVPTKKGAKWQKGTIANLLTNPIYCGYVLWDGILRRGKHQLLVSVSDFNAVQTLMTSKARNIGQDHIHLEPEEAVANA; from the coding sequence ATGAGAGCTGCGCTTTATGCCAGGGTGTCCACCGAGGACCAGGCCAAGGAGGGTTTCAGCTTACCTGCCCAGCTCAAGCGCCTCAATGCCTACTGCAAGGCAAGGAACTGGCAGCCATCGGCGGAATACGTGGACGATGGCTACAGCGGCCGCGACGTCAAGAGGCCCGCCTACCAGAGGATGATGCTGGAGAAGGACAACTGGGACGTGCTGCTGGTCATGAAGATGGACCGCATACATCGCAACAGTCGCAACTTCGCGGTGATGATGGACCACCTGGAGGAATGGAACAAGGAGTTCAATTCCATGCAGGAGTCCTTCGACACCACCACCGCCATCGGTCGCTTCGTCATGGACATCATCCAGCGCATCGCGCAGCTGGAGAGCGAACAGATCGGCGAGAGGGTCAAGGTCGGCATGACCCAGAAGGCGAAGAAGGGAGCGGGATACCTGGGCTTCGGGCAGCCATATGGATATCAGTATGCTGAACGAAAGCTCTCTGTCATCGACCGAGAGGCGGAGGTGGTCCAACGCATCTACACCTGCTATCTGGATGGCATGACCGTCCAGGAGATTGCTGATTGGTTGAACGAAGAATGCGTTCCCACCAAGAAGGGCGCGAAATGGCAGAAGGGCACCATCGCCAATCTGCTCACCAATCCTATCTACTGCGGCTACGTGCTCTGGGATGGCATATTGCGGCGGGGCAAGCACCAGCTTTTGGTGAGCGTCTCAGATTTCAATGCCGTTCAGACGTTGATGACATCGAAGGCCAGAAACATCGGCCAAGATCACATTCACCTAGAACCGGAGGAGGCCGTGGCCAATGCCTAG
- a CDS encoding recombinase family protein — translation MPRVAIYTRVSTEDQAKEGFSLEAQKERLLAYCDAQGWEFACFYQEDGHSGRNTKRPAYQRMLQERDTWDIILVMKMDRIHRNSKNFMIMMEDLEKWGKKFTSMNESLDTSTAVGRFVVDIIQRIAQLESEQIGERTYMGMRQKAESGSGLLGFNIPFGYRFECGKLVPVEQEAALVRYVYASYQSGKTMNWMAWDLNNNSLGTKRDGKWSVWSISRMLRNPLYAGYLRWDGLIIPSDHESVVTVEDFNRVQLMITSKIKDPRHKRSIQLLERSAGAHMQGEASVAVLSESTTI, via the coding sequence ATGCCTAGAGTGGCCATCTACACTCGGGTCTCCACCGAGGACCAGGCGAAGGAAGGCTTCTCGCTCGAGGCACAGAAGGAACGCCTCTTGGCCTATTGCGACGCGCAGGGCTGGGAATTCGCATGTTTCTACCAAGAAGACGGGCATTCCGGACGCAACACCAAGCGTCCAGCATATCAGAGGATGCTGCAGGAAAGGGATACCTGGGACATCATTCTGGTCATGAAGATGGACCGCATACACCGCAACAGCAAGAACTTCATGATCATGATGGAAGACCTAGAGAAATGGGGGAAGAAGTTCACCAGCATGAACGAGTCGTTGGACACCTCTACCGCCGTCGGTCGGTTCGTGGTCGACATCATCCAGCGCATCGCCCAGCTGGAGAGCGAGCAGATAGGCGAGAGGACCTATATGGGCATGAGGCAGAAGGCGGAATCCGGTTCAGGACTACTGGGGTTCAACATACCTTTCGGCTATCGGTTCGAATGCGGAAAACTGGTGCCAGTCGAGCAAGAAGCTGCTCTAGTCAGGTATGTCTACGCATCCTATCAGAGCGGCAAGACCATGAACTGGATGGCCTGGGATCTGAACAACAATTCCCTTGGGACCAAGAGGGATGGAAAATGGTCGGTCTGGTCCATAAGCAGGATGCTCCGCAATCCTCTGTACGCTGGTTATCTGAGATGGGATGGCCTGATCATTCCCTCCGATCATGAATCGGTCGTAACCGTAGAGGATTTCAACAGGGTCCAGTTGATGATCACATCGAAGATCAAGGATCCTCGTCATAAGAGGTCTATCCAGCTACTGGAAAGGAGCGCGGGTGCGCACATGCAAGGAGAAGCGAGTGTCGCTGTTCTCTCGGAATCCACCACTATCTGA